In one Colletotrichum destructivum chromosome 2, complete sequence genomic region, the following are encoded:
- a CDS encoding Putative LysM domain-containing protein, producing the protein MIYSVSRGGLFPSDSELAIICTDDCVNDLENLKVLQGKDCSSSDLISQDGQYYPPTFITDNLLFTYNYTCIRDPKSQAYCAPLMDEYNSKENPTSEELCSDCNLLSQQAQLNSPFGWDDEFEESYASLTKSCGVTSYPVTSPSPYTISISTTSAPVPSAPSTLDVTCVSMYTIQPEDTCESVVISQRVSTFWLMYANNLPAYCTGFPKAGTKLCIPPQCNTYKGLPGDTCPGIALFYNNEFTQEDLMKWNPNLSAKCKNVRKLADSRICVSPPGDTAVLTSAEPIPTSTSPLAYLGTSPKQNLDFYFTINKINHSDTCSHFHSDRITATCCRHPGGLYTLPQLHRESLHEKSVG; encoded by the exons ATGATCTACTCCGTCTCCCGCGGCGGGCTGTTTCCCTCCGACTCTGAACTTGCCATCATCTGCACTGACGATTGTGTCAATGACTTGGAGAATCTCAAGGTTCTTCAGGGAAAAGACTGCTCCTCCAGTGATTTGATCTCTCAAGACGGCCAATACTACCCCCCAACCTTCATCACCGACAACTTGCTGTTCACCTACAACTACACTTGCATCAGAGACCC GAAGTCTCAGGCATACTGTGCCCCGTTGATGGACGAGTATAACAGCAAGGAGAACCCGACATCCGAAGAGCTTTGCTCGGACTGTAACCTCCTGAGCCAGCAAGCTCAGTTGAACTCTCCATTTGGCTGGGACGATGAGTTTGAAGAATCCTATGCGTCGTTGACGAAATC ATGTGGCGTCACGTCTTATCCGGTGACATCGCCGTCCCCGTACACCATCAGTATCAGTACCACATCCGCGCCCGTGCCATCGGCCCCATCCACACTCGACGTGACCTGCGTCTCTATGTATACGATCCAGCCTGAAGACACCTGTGAGTCTGTCGTCATCTCTCAGCGAGTGTCGACCTTCTGGCTGATGTACGCAAACAACTTACCCGCCTACTGCACCGGGTTTCCCAAGGCCGGCACCAAGCTGTGTATTCCGCCGCAGTGTAACACCTACAAGGGATTGCCAGGAGACACGTGTCCCGGCATCGCCCTTTTCTATAACAACGAATTCACCCAGGAGGACCTCATGAAGTGGAATCCTAATCTCAGCGCGAAGTGCAAGAATGTGCGTAAGTTGGCAGACTCCAGGATATGCGTCAG CCCTCCCGGAGATACTGCTGTGCTCACTTCAGCTGAACCAATCCCAACATCAACCTCGCC ACTGGCCTACTTGGGTACCTCCCCGAAGCAGAACCTCGACTTCTACTTCACTATCAACAAGATCAACCACAGTGACACCTGCTCCCACTTTCACTCCGATCGGATCACTGCCACTTGCTGCAGGCACCCTGGAGGACTGTATACGTTACCGCAGCTACATAGAGAGTCGCTCCACGAGAAGAGCGTCGGATAG
- a CDS encoding Putative metallo-dependent phosphatase, whose protein sequence is MSFIKRVLDAETPETVFLTGNQIYHNIADSESAPLKLFTPFVRRSIFFTAVLSNHEDNGGHTLSHMKSKLIYGALYLKTRAHERHNVYN, encoded by the exons ATGAGCTTCATCAAAAGGGTCCTAGATGCTGAGACCCCCGAGACCGTGTTTCTCACGGGGAATCAGATTTACCATAATATTGCTGATAGCGAGTCCGCTCCGCTGAAGTTGTTTACGCCCTTCGTCCGCcgctccatcttcttcacgGCCGTTCTCAGCAACCATGAGGACAATGGCGGACATACACTCTCTCATATGAAATCCAAGCTTATTTATGGAGCTCTCTACTTGAAGACCAGGGCTCAT GAAAGACACAATGTCTACAACTAG
- a CDS encoding Putative nucleoside phosphorylase domain, P-loop containing nucleoside triphosphate hydrolase, whose translation MSGYHQRYNQDGFNPQFEAVRSHSRNKRTSYSVSDDDEYTNSLPKRPRLAGVASDQPDYAVTKLTHEAYTVGWVCALPLEMAAAKTMLDDTHQPLAMNPNDSNVYTFGRIGAHNVVIACLPSGQYGTNSAAVVANNMRWSFPSIHIGLMVGIGGGVPGKVDIRLGDVVVSNPTGGSSGVIQYDFGKAVHDGRFEHTGTLNKPPQSVLAAVSKLRAIHETRPNQIPAILAHMEMRNPYMSEYLYKSMDGDRLFEAFYEHASGDTCDDCDMSKLVDRKPPPEAHMPKIHYGIIASGNQVMKHAQTRDRLAKNMGLICFEMEAAGLMDNFPCLVVRGICDYSDSHKAKRWQRYAAATAAAYAKELLYVITPHEDDSLTTQTMVAPGTHTVQSPTQQPPSPDHRKMLLASLKFDQIDKRQANIKTAHAETCEWLTKHPDYTAWMDRQKYSQHHGFLWIKGKPGAGKSTLMKFAFGRAKRRKGKDGLLISFFFNARGDGLEKSTLGMYRSLLYQLLENMPDLQTLLDNPDFEPLAQPGSDAWELGQLKILFQNAVRRLGQRQLTCFIDALDECDDNEVSEMVKCFEDLGQYAVQNDIRFYVCFSSRHYPYIDILYGQKLVLEGQVGHEKDLADYVRSKLRAGSGPKSDEVIAEILQKASGVFMWVFLVVDILNKEYGKGRLFAVKKRLREIPSELSELFQDILTRDQEDMGDLLLCIQLLLYSQRPLKREEYYFAVVSGLEPDTLGEWDPEDITQDMMDRLVVSSSKGLAETTKSDDRTVQFIHESVRDFLLKDNGLRHLWPDMGDNFEGRSHDRLKHCCHTYSTHINIMAYLPKDKFLLRISEGDAYLSRGKVAERFPFLEYATNQVLYHADAAASHGIPQSEFFEDFVVDDWIQMNNLFEKARTRRHKPASTSLLYIAAAKGLTRLVVMSLGRNPDAEIDGGRYRYPLLAAMSEGHEATANALLDVIADKPRQNEAGSSSGYAISPSLNCKDESGRTALYYAAQNKQIGIAQRLLELGVSPNFRSENAGSSPLVRAVEKDNEAFLRLILDKRSKSRSNTARASSLSKSTSSSEGHDEEDRLPELDEHKVPSPGSKSQTHMPASKACDEDASWALPVAAKTGNAGIARLLLDSGTDLHAVKRNDETPLHGACQQSNEAMVRLLLDAGADVHRKDQWGWTPIHKAAWHQKAATAQLLLENGADIESATEYGKTPLHLACCNGELGVAEALLKAGANPHAVDKEGATPLHNACEYGPSEIASFLIEAGANVQAANNKGQTPLFYAVERSRMACLDVLLSHGADINHRDNRGRTPLFELVKNNNNSSTFERFLDKQPDVTITDCSGQTALFELKDYHSHHAKLLVEAGVDVSRMNNKGQTFLHVACSTYDDLENQYKEFLQGLFEEGFDINARDHTGRTPLLDAVKTKNMDWVPFLSKHGADLDAADNQGWTPLSTAIEVGGLQYFELVQLLLESGADARKAGPNGECLLDMAVRLGNDDLLAILKEAIDERSITQ comes from the exons ATGTCTGGCTACCACCAACGCTACAATCAAGACGGGTTCAATCCGCAGTTCGAGGCAGTACGGAGCCATTCTCGGAACAAACGGACCTCGTACTCGgtcagcgacgacgatgaatATACGAATAGTCTTCCAAAACGACCGAGGCTGGCCGGCGTGGCTTCTGATCAACCCGACTATGCCGTAACCAAGCTCACCCACGAGGCCTACACCGTGGGCTGGGTGTGtgctctccctctcgagATGGCCGCAGCAAAGACCATGCTGGACGACACACACCAACCGCTTGCGATGAACCCCAACGACAGCAATGTATACACGTTCGGTCGCATAGGCGCCCACAACGTTGTCATTGCGTGCTTGCCGTCAGGGCAGTACGGCACGAACAgcgcggcggtggtggccaATAACATGCGTTGGAGCTTTCCGTCAATACACATTGGGCTGATGGTCGGTATCGGTGGCGGCGTTCCTGGCAAGGTCGACATAcgccttggcgacgtcgtgGTCAGCAACCCGACTGGGGGCTCATCAGGGGTCATACAGTATGACTTTGGAAAAGCCGTCCATGACGGCCGGTTCGAGCATACTGGCACGTTGAACAAACCCCCTCAGTCGGTCCTGGCGGCGGTTTCTAAGCTGCGCGCCATTCACGAAACACGGCCAAACCAGATTCCAGCTATCTTGGCTCACATGGAGATGCGTAATCCCTACATGTCCGAATACTTGTACAAAAGCATGGATGGAGATCGGTTGTTTGAGGCCTTTTATGAACATGCCTCCGGAGACACCTGCGACGACTGCGACATGTCCAAGCTGGTGGATCGTAAGCCACCGCCGGAGGCACATATGCCGAAGATTCATTACGGGATCATTGCATCTGGAAACCAGGTTATGAAGCATGCGCAGACACGAGACCGTCTTGCCAAAAACATGGGTCTCATTTGCTTcgagatggaggcggcgggtTTGATGGACAACTTCCCATGTCTGGTCGTACGCGGGATCTGCGACTATTCTGACAGCCACAAAGCGAAACGGTGGCAGAGATACGCGgccgcaacagcagcagcgtaTGCAAAGGAGCTTCTCTATGTCATCACACCCCACGAGGACGATAGCCTCACGACGCAGACTATGGTGGCGCCTGGCACTCATACTG TTCAATCGCCAACACAACAACCACCATCACCGGACCACAGAAAGATGTTGCTAGCCTCACTGAAATTTGACCAAATCGACAAGCGACAAGCCAACATCAAAACCGCCCACGCAGAGACTTGTGAGTGGTTGACGAAGCATCCCGACTACACAGCTTGGATGGACCGCCAGAAGTACTCTCAGCACCATGGCTTCCTGTGGATCAAGGGAAAACCTGGCGCCGGAAAATCGACCCTGATGAAGTTTGCCTTCGGCCGAGCAAAGAGGAGAAAGGGTAAAGATGGACTCTTgatctctttcttcttcaacgctAGAGGCGACGGTCTCGAGAAATCGACTTTGGGGATGTACCGATCCCTACTGTACCAGCTTCTGGAAAATATGCCTGACCTGCAGACACTGCTTGACAACCCGGACTTCGAACCCTTGGCGCAGCCCGGATCCGACGCCTGGGAACTTGGCCAACTCAAAATTCTCTTCCAGAATGCAGTCCGGAGACTAGGACAACGACAGTTGACTTGCTTCATCGATGCTCTCGACGAGTGTGATGACAATGAGGTCTCGGAAATGGTTAAATGCTTTGAGGACCTAGGACAGTACGCAGTCCAGAACGACATTCGTTTCTACGTGTGTTTTTCCAGCCGCCATTATCCGTACATCGACATCCTCTATGGTCAAAAGCTTGTTCTGGAAGGTCAGGTTGGACATGAGAAAGACTTGGCCGACTACGTGCGCAGCAAACTCAGGGCCGGCTCGGGACCAAAAAGCGATGAGGTGATTGCTGAGATCCTGCAGAAAGCTTCAGGCGTCTTCATGTGGGTTTTTCTGGTCGTCGACATCCTTAATAAGGAGTACGGGAAGGGCCGCCTGTTTGCAGTGAAAAAGCGACTAAGGGAGATACCCTCCGAGTTGAGCGAGCTGTTCCAGGACATCCTCACAAGGGACCAGGAGGATATGGGGGATTTGCTCCTATGCATTCAATTGCTGCTCTACAGTCAAAGACCACTCAAGCGGGAGGAGTACTATTTTGCTGTAGTGTCTGGTTTGGAGCCTGATACCCTAGGGGAATGGGATCCCGAGGATATTACTCAAGACATGATGGACCGCTTGGTTGTCAGTTCATCCAAGGGGCTCGCCGAGACGACAAAGTCGGATGACAGGACGGTTCAATTCATCCACGAATCAGTGCGAGATTTCCTTCTCAAGGACAACGGATTGCGGCATCTTTGGCCAGACATGGGCGACAACTTCGAAGGTCGAAGCCACGACAGGTTGAAGCATTGTTGTCATACGTACTCTACGCACATCAACATCATGGCCTATCTACCGAAAGACAAATTCCTGCTGCGGATCTCCGAGGGAGATGCTTATCTCTCTAGGGGTAAGGTAGCCGAACGGTTCCCATTTCTCGAGTACGCAACGAATCAGGTCCTCTATCATGCCGATGCCGCGGCGTCACATGGGATTCCACAAAGCGAATTCTTTGAGGATTTCGTAGTGGATGATTGGATACAAATGAACAATTTGTTTGAGAAAGCCAGAACTCGAAGACACAAGCCTGCGTCAACAAGTCTTTTATACATCGCCGCTGCAAAGGGATTGACAAGACTAGTCGTGATGAGTCTTGGACGCAACCCTGATGCCGAAATCGACGGGGGGCGCTATAGATACCCGCTCCTCGCAGCCATGAGCGAGGGACACGAGGCTACTGCGAACGCACTTTTGGACGTTATTGCTGACAAGCCACGGCAAAACGAAGCGGGTTCGAGTAGCGGCTACGCGATCAGTCCAAGTCTCAACTGCAAGGACGAAAGCGGCCGGACGGCGCTTTATTATGCCGCACAAAACAAACAAATCGGCATTGCGCAGAGACTTCTGGAACTGGGCGTGAGTCCCAACTTTCGTTCAGAAAATGCTGGCTCCAGCCCCCTTGTTCGAGCTGTGGAGAAGGACAATGAGGCATTTCTGAGGCTCATTCTGGACAAGCGCTCCAAATCTCGATCAAACACTGCGCGTGCCAGCAGTCTATCAAAgtcgacatcatcaagtGAAGGacatgacgaagaggatAGGCTTCCAGAGCTTGATGAACACAAGGTGCCATCGCCTGGGAGTAAGAGCCAGACTCATATGCCTGCAAGCAAGGCGTGCGATGAAGACGCTTCCTGGGCCCTCCCCGTTGCTGCCAAAACCGGGAACGCAGGGATTGCGAGACTTCTGCTTGATTCAGGCACCGACTTACACGCTGTGAAGCGTAATGACGAGACGCCTTTGCATGGAGCTTGCCAGCAGAGCAATGAGGCTATGGTACGACTACTGCTGGATGCAGGAGCAGATGTGCATCGAAAGGATCAGTGGGGTTGGACACCCATCCACAAGGCTGCGTGGCACCAAAAAGCGGCAACCGCACAACTGCTACTTGAAAACGGCGCCGATATTGAATCTGCCACCGAATATGGCAAAACCCCCCTTCATTTAGCCTGCTGTAATGGGGAGCTGGGAGTAGCAGAGGCGCTACTCAAAGCAGGCGCAAACCcccacgccgtcgacaaggaaGGCGCTACGCCCCTTCACAATGCCTGTGAATACGGCCCCTCAGAAATTGCCAGTTTCTTGATTGAAGCAGGCGCCAATGTTCAAGCGGCCAACAATAAGGGTCAGACACCGCTTTTCTACGCTGTAGAAAGGTCACGGATGGCCTGCTTGGATGTTTTGCTCTcccacggcgccgacatcAACCACAGAGACAACCGTGGGCGGACACCTCTCTTTGAACTCGtcaaaaacaacaacaacagcagtACTTTCGAGAGGTTTCTAGACAAGCAACCAGATGTCACAATCACCGACTGCAGCGGTCAGACCGCCCTTTTTGAACTGAAAGACTATCACAGCCACCACGCAAAGTTGCTGGTTGAAGCAGGCGTGGATGTCTCGCGGATGAACAACAAGGGCCAGACCTTCCTTCATGTGGCGTGTTCAACATACGATGACCTTGAGAACCAGTATAAGGAGTTCCTTCAAGGGTTGTTTGAAGAGGGCTTCGACATCAATGCTCGGGACCACACTGGTCGAACACCGCTACTAGACGCAGTGAAAACGAAGAACATGGACTGGGTGCCCTTTCTTTCTAAACACGGTGCTGACCTCGATGCAGCAGACAACCAAGGTTGGACGCCGCTTTCCACAGCTATTGAGGTTGGAGGCCTTCAGTATTTCGAGCTTGTCCAGCTTCTTCTAGAGAGCGGGGCCGATGCAAGGAAAGCTGGCCCAAACGGCGAATGTTTGTTGGATATGGCTGTTCGGCTGGGCAATGACGATTTGTTGGCAATTCTCAAAGAAGCCATAGACGAAAGGAGTATCACCCAATGA
- a CDS encoding Putative zn(2)Cys(6) fungal-type DNA-binding domain, fungal transcription factor, which produces MDHHHGGGPLDLASSKAAGGGPWILPKPMEVVASPEGEEAAAVTSVTAAAARRERERSSPTTEETSKRRRAGGPKARTGCATCKTRHVKCDERKPTCFRCEKVGVACEGYVERVDRRRRRQTQNVVRRTTPLLIAPRSRSTPSEEEAKQTDECSSEQHAVVAVVAPSPQTTQTRTQTKTPYPTQTQTQTQTHTQVQIHAQVHAQIPRSVSILPEIYRKDGIYFDYFRHQVSTNLAGYYTSPNWSYLVVGEGLQDDCIHHSILAVGALIRASPQEDANNPGGGLPPPRKKLLTDGYGVTAHREVALRHHVKAVKSLRERMELITASSPTTVVVTTLLLVVYELLQGEPKTAELLLNSCLGVLKDCITMFESGGGGGSGAVETTTTRQHPRDSEFDDMEHVLPCIAAMSHLSQSLQPLRRHTHPFRIDPGPDLHDPEHDSISRFFISWGRFFTFGVGFVGNSADFASTEGGGGVGGDITTLDALRHRLTTHQQTLLARLRRWRAVIQYYAQSPRVDAGTKKGLRIVQIHWLLLHITLTCCLDPTEVAYDAFGAEFRDLTVQCVDLYRDCVSQPRPTSVLLGQGLILPLCTVVRACRDHDVRMTALQALREIPSSMVSWDVVSAMDGILGALLLEETGRRADGFVPPESRWFWLEDVPVAQETGTGTGPAHSSRLKVYQRLSPDYNGKAVLTKLRTTSDMQSRICKTAGCNKEHVLDSVVVEDL; this is translated from the coding sequence ATGGATCACcaccacggcggcggccccctAGACCTGGCCTCTTccaaggcggccggcggcggtcccTGGATCCTGCCTAAGCCGATGGAGGTGGTGGCGTCCcccgaaggagaagaggcagCAGCCGTCACCTccgtcaccgccgctgccgcccgccgaGAACGCGAAcggtcctcgccgacgacggaggagacCAGCAAGCGGCGGAGGGCGGGTGGACCGAAGGCGCGCACCGGCTGTGCCACCTGCAAGACGCGCCACGTCAAGTGCGACGAGCGCAAGCCCACGTGCTTCCGCTGCGAGAaggtcggcgtcgcctgCGAGGGCTACGTCGAGCGCGTCgacaggcggcggcggaggcagaCCCAGAACGTCGTGCGCCGGACGACGCCGCTGCTCATCGCCCCTCGgtccaggtcgacgccgtccgaggaggaggccaagcagaCCGACGAGTGTAGCTCGGAACAacacgccgtcgtcgccgtcgtggccccGTCGCCTCAAACTACTCAGACTCGGACACAGACTAAGACTCCATATCCCACTcagacccagacccagacccaAACCCACACCCAGGTTCAGATTCATGCCCAGGTTCATGCCCAGATCCCGAGGTCCGTCTCCATCCTGCCCGAGATCTACCGCAAAGACGGCATCTACTTCGACTACTTCCGCCACCAGGTCTCCACCAACCTGGCCGGCTACTACACGAGCCCGAACTGGTCCTAcctggtcgtcggcgagggcctgcAGGACGACTGTATCCACCACTCCatccttgccgtcggcgccctcatcCGCGCCTCGCCCCAGGAGGACGCGAATAATCCAGGTGGCGGCTTGCCACCACCCCGGAAGAAGCTGCTGACGGACGGCTACGGCGTGACGGCGCATCGCGAGGTTGCCCTGCGGCATCACGTCAAGGCGGTCAAGTCTCTAAGAGAACGGATGGAGCTGAtcacggcgtcgtcgccaacgacggTCGTCGTCACGACCCTGCTGCTCGTCGTCTACGAGCTGCTCCAGGGGGAGCCCAAAAcggccgagctcctcctcaacTCGTGCCTGGGCGTGCTCAAGGACTGCATCACCATGttcgagagcggcggcggcggcggctcgggcGCCGTggaaacaacaacaacaaggcAACACCCTCGGGACTCCGAGTTCGACGACATGGAGCACGTGCTGCCCTGCATCGCGGCCATGAGCCATCTCTCCCAGTCTCTCCAGCCGCTCAGACGGCACACTCACCCCTTCAGGATCGACCCGGGCCCCGACCTGCACGACCCGGAGCACGACTCCATCTCGAGGTTCTTCATCTCGTGGGGCCGCTTCTTCACCTTTggcgtcggcttcgtcggcaaCTCGGCCGATTTCGCGTCaaccgagggcggcggcggcgtcggcggcgacatcaccactctcgacgccctccgccaccgcctcaCCACCCACCAGCAGACGTTGCTCGCGCGCCTACGGCGGTGGAGGGCCGTCATCCAGTACTACGCCCAGAGCCCGCGGGTCGATGCTGGCACCAAGAAGGGCCTGCGCATCGTGCAGATCCactggctgctgctgcacaTCACGCTCACCTGCTGCCTCGACCCGACCGAGGTCGCCTACGACGCCTTCGGCGCCGAGTTCCGCGACCTCACCGTTCAGTGCGTCGACCTGTACCGCGACTGCGTGTCCCAGCCGCGCCCGACCTCCGTCCTGCTGGGCCAGGGCCTCATCCTGCCCCTCTGCACCGTCGTGCGCGCCTGCAGGGACCACGACGTCCGCATGACGGCGCTCCAGGCCCTTCGCGAGATCCCGTCGTCCATGGTCTCCTGGGACGTCGTGTCGGCCATGGACGGCATCCTGGGCGCCCTGCTActcgaggagacgggccGGCGCGCGGACGGGTTCGTGCCGCCTGAGTCGAGGTGGTTCTGGCTGGAGGACGTGCCCGTGGCACAAGAGACGGGAACGGGGACGGGACCGGCACACAGCAGCAGGCTTAAGGTGTACCAGAGGCTGTCGCCGGACTAcaacggcaaggccgtcctcACGAAGCTGCGTACCACGTCTGACATGCAGTCCAGGATCTGTAAGACGGCGGGGTGTAATAAGGAGCACGTTCTGGATTCAGTTGTCGTAGAAGACTTGTGA
- a CDS encoding Putative alcohol dehydrogenase, zinc-type, GroES-like superfamily, NAD(P)-binding domain superfamily, translated as MSFKSEAIVARGPFSEGKWAIEPVTLRELRSDEVLVEIVASGICHTDLHCGNTPEDKGVPGVYYPRVLGHEGSGYVVQVGSGVTKVKAGDAVFLSFSYCGSCHVCKTGPPSHCTNFFEINFMGEPVFEGGIGGRFFGQSSLARHTVVSDKSVVNAAGLGLTRDDLRLLAPLGCGLQTGSGTVVNVAKAGPDDCVAIAGMGGVGLAAVIAARNRGCRTIIGIDRVASRLELARTLGATHVIDTTGLEMAQVTERIREAADGLGATVCIDTSAHPPLLEAQVLGTRYMGKIIQVGTGMPEAHLSLHMQSFMVSGKQYFGAVQGHVNTAEYVPQMVQWWREGKFPVEKLVKVFDSADFASAVEAMKRGDVVKPIIAWS; from the exons ATGTCGTTCAAGTCggaggccatcgtcgccagGGGCCCCTTCTCCGAGGGGAAATGGGCCATTGAGCCCGTGACACTTCGAGAGCTCCGTTCCGATGAGGTTctcgtcgagatcgtcgcCTCGGGCATCTGCCACACGGACCTGCACTGCGGCAACACGCCCGAGGACAAGGGCGTCCCCGGCGTGTACTACCCGCGAGTTCTCGGGCACGAAG GCTCCGGCTACGTGGTCCaggtcggcagcggcgtgaCAAAagtcaaggccggcgacgccgtgtTCCTGTCCTTCTCGTACTGCGGGTCGTGCCACGTGTGCAAGACGGGCCCGCCGTCGCACTGCACCAACTTCTTCGAGATCAACTTCATGGGCGAGCCCGTGttcgagggcggcatcggcggccgcTTCTTCGGGCAGTCCAGCCTGGCGCGGCACACGGTGGTGAGCGACAAGTCCGTGGTCAACGCCGCGGGGCTCGGGCTCACGCGGGACGACCTGCGGCTGCTGGCGCCGCTCGGGTGCGGCCTGCAGACGGGCAGCGGGACGGTGGTCAACGTGGCCAAGGCCGGGCCGGACGACTGCGTGGCCATCGcgggcatgggcggcgtggGACTGGCGGCGGTGATCGCGGCGCGGAACCGCGGGTGCCGgaccatcatcggcatcgaccgGGTCGCGTCGCGGCTCGAGCTGGCGAGGACGCTGGGCGCGACGCACGTCATCGACACTACGGGGCTCGAGATGGCGCAGGTGACGGAGAGGATCCGGGAGGCGGCCGACGGGCTCGGGGCGACGGTGTGCATCGACACGAGCGCGCACCCGCCGCTGCTGGAGGCGCAGGTGCTGGGCACGCGGTACATGGGGAAGATCATCCAGGTCGGGACGGGCATGCCGGAGGCTCACCTGTCGCTTCACATGCAGAGCTTCATGGTCAGCGGGAAGCAGTACTTCGGCGCGGTGCAGGGCCACGTCAACACGGCCGAGTACGTGCCCCAGATGGTGCAGTGGTGGAGGGAGGGCAAGTTTcccgtcgagaagctcgtcaaggTGTTTGACTCGGCCGATTTTGCGTCGGCCGTGGAGGCCATGAAGCGCGGGGACGTGGTCAAGCCGATTATTGCATGGTCATAa
- a CDS encoding Putative isopenicillin N synthase-like superfamily: MSGPAVTIAQPVVVSLADLKAGTVPFERLVEAFGPDSLGILVVKDVPPEFPQLRRQALSYASYLGNLPEDELRKVENAAAKYLTGWSLGKEQLKDGQVDTFKGSFYANCAFYTDPALDCARPTAEFSPENFPEYLSPNIWPAPAVLPGFKSSLEDLCRLLIDTAVLVARACDRYAESEIDGYASGYVEHVVSTSNTTKARLLHYYPQSQEDATGNEDDWCGVHLDHSVLTALTSAMFVDEQTTSPAVPADRNTPDATLPPLDELPGSPDPLAGLYIKSRTGETVQVKIPRDCIAFQTGEALERITKGKFKAVPHFVRGVRPSMSNGRVARNTLAVFTQPNLGEEVDADQHITFGEFARGVVSKNTVEA; encoded by the exons ATGAGTGGGCCTGCTGTCACCATCGCTCAGCCGGTTGTTGTGTCACTTGCTGACCTGAAGGCCG GAACTGTCCCTTTCGAAAGGCTTGTCGAAGCTTTCGGCCCGGACTCTCTCGGTATTCTGGTTGTTAAAGATGTCCCTCCCGAGTTTCCCCAACTCCGGCGGCAAGCCCTGTCTTACGCCTCATATCTCGGGAATCTCCCTGAAGACGAACTTC GCAAGGTTGAGAACGCGGCCGCAAAATACCTCACCGGCTGGTCCCTGGGCAAGGAGCAGCTGAAGGACGGCCAGGTCGACACCTTCAAGGGCTCGTTCTACGCAAACTGCGCCTTCTACACGGACCCGGCGCTCGACTGCGCCAGGCCCACGGCCGAGTTCTCCCCCGAGAACTTCCCCGAGTACCTCTCGCCCAACAtctggccggcgccggccgtcCTCCCGGGCTTTAAGAGcagcctcgaggacctctgccgcctcctcatcgacaccgccgtcctcgtcgcgcgCGCCTGCGACCGCTACGCCGAGAGCGAGATCGACGGCTACGCCAGCGGATACGTCGAGCACGTCGTGAGCACGAGCAACACCACCAAGGCGAGGCTGCTGCACTACTACCCGCAGTCCCAGGAGGACGCGACCGGgaacgaggacgactggTGCGGCGTCCACCTGGACCACTCGGTTCTGACGGCCCTGACGTCGGCCAtgttcgtcgacgagcagaCGACGTCCCCCGCGGTCCCCGCGGACCGCAACACCCCCGACGCGACTCTGCCGCCGTTGGACGAGCTGCCGGGGAGCCCCGACCCACTGGCCGGGCTGTACATCAAGTCGCGGACCGGGGAGACGGTCCAGGTCAAGATCCCGAGGGACTGCATCGCGTTCCAGACGGGCGAGGCGCTGGAGAGGATCACAAAAGGGAAATTCAAGGCCGTCCCGCACTTTGTGCGGGGCGTGAGGCCGTCCATGAGCAACGGCAGGGTGGCGAGGAACACGCTGGCCGTCTTCACGCAGCCcaacctcggcgaggaggtcgacgcGGACCAGCACATCACCTTTGGGGAGTTTGCGAGGGGCGTCGTGAGCAAGAACACGGTCGAGGCTTGA